The Niallia alba genome includes a window with the following:
- a CDS encoding manganese catalase family protein, with protein MFKRINKLAIELPIPAHGDMNAAAAVQELLGGKFGEMSTLNNYMFQSFNFRNKKKLKPFYELVASITAEEFGHVELVSNTINLLSVGNTFPGNPDITPLQNGKDARNTYHFISTAQTAIPGDSMGRPWTGDNVFNSGNLVLDLTHNFFLEIGARTHKMRVYEMTDNPVARTMIGYLLVRGGTHILAYAKAIEIATGIDLTKMLPVPNLDNSKFDYARPFIEKGLSNVLYTWSETEYRDIGMIWKGTNPENGQPLEVKIGTPEGGPIPNLEELPEEFAPGITRDDYELIKKRLMENL; from the coding sequence ATGTTTAAAAGAATAAATAAATTGGCAATTGAACTTCCTATACCCGCACACGGCGATATGAATGCTGCAGCAGCAGTACAAGAACTCTTGGGTGGCAAGTTTGGGGAGATGTCTACCTTAAATAACTATATGTTTCAGTCTTTTAACTTCAGAAATAAAAAAAAGCTAAAACCATTCTATGAGTTAGTGGCAAGCATTACAGCAGAAGAATTTGGTCATGTAGAACTTGTTTCTAATACGATTAATTTGTTATCGGTAGGTAATACTTTTCCAGGGAATCCGGATATCACTCCACTTCAAAATGGAAAGGATGCGAGAAACACCTACCATTTTATTTCTACAGCTCAAACGGCTATACCAGGTGATTCAATGGGAAGACCTTGGACTGGTGATAATGTTTTTAATAGTGGAAATCTGGTTTTAGATTTAACACATAACTTTTTTCTAGAGATTGGTGCACGTACACATAAAATGAGAGTTTATGAGATGACTGATAACCCAGTTGCTAGAACCATGATTGGGTATTTACTTGTTCGTGGAGGAACACATATCCTCGCCTATGCGAAAGCAATCGAAATTGCTACAGGGATAGACTTGACGAAAATGCTTCCAGTTCCAAATCTTGATAACTCAAAATTTGATTATGCCAGACCGTTCATAGAAAAAGGCTTAAGCAATGTGCTATACACATGGAGCGAAACAGAATACAGGGATATCGGAATGATTTGGAAAGGAACAAATCCGGAAAATGGGCAACCGCTTGAAGTGAAAATTGGTACTCCTGAAGGCGGACCAATTCCAAACTTAGAGGAGTTACCTGAAGAATTTGCTCCTGGTATTACTAGGGACGATTATGAATTAATCAAAAAACGTCTAATGGAAAATTTATAA
- a CDS encoding YuzF family protein, which translates to MTNNNNLLSFYDPYVYQTLKTIVGKLVTVQTIRGSVRGSLKNVLPDHIVVESNGTPFFIRTQQIIWVFPG; encoded by the coding sequence ATGACAAACAACAACAACCTGTTAAGCTTTTATGATCCATATGTTTATCAGACATTAAAAACCATTGTTGGTAAATTGGTTACTGTCCAAACCATAAGAGGTAGCGTTCGTGGCTCATTGAAAAATGTATTGCCAGATCACATTGTTGTCGAATCTAACGGAACTCCCTTTTTTATTCGTACCCAGCAAATTATTTGGGTTTTTCCTGGTTAA
- a CDS encoding DUF4062 domain-containing protein yields MNKKLQVFVSSTYLDLKEERQKAVEGILRAGHIPAGMELFTAASKSQWQVIEEWIKESDILMLILGGKYGSIEPESGKSYTQLEYEFALKHKIPVFAIVLSDQYLINKKATSISLELFEREVSEPQIAKYEGFKKSVLTNLVRFVDNISEIATEVSYSLQDFIKKDKTEYNFRGWIRGTEFDQKEPVVQSPQNNKLFEMDESLLNKVIDILEKENFIDTIEYISTYCSYKSETRQKIDDFVYTYSQPSKRFFNQELQSLFRKLLKSLDEYTNYLVGNFFPKNERQYLYPDLNIDFTWVDEKGRELYDKHLRKLSQISRETIDEIRNFVHDSRITLYK; encoded by the coding sequence ATGAATAAAAAATTACAGGTTTTTGTTTCTTCAACATATTTAGACTTAAAAGAGGAAAGACAAAAAGCAGTTGAAGGGATTTTGAGAGCAGGGCATATTCCTGCAGGAATGGAATTGTTCACTGCTGCTAGTAAAAGTCAATGGCAGGTTATAGAAGAATGGATTAAAGAGTCTGACATCCTCATGTTAATACTAGGAGGAAAGTATGGTTCTATCGAGCCTGAAAGTGGTAAAAGTTACACTCAATTGGAATATGAATTTGCTTTAAAACATAAGATACCTGTTTTTGCTATTGTGTTAAGCGACCAATACTTAATTAATAAGAAAGCTACAAGTATATCACTTGAATTATTTGAGCGTGAAGTTAGCGAACCACAGATAGCAAAATATGAAGGTTTTAAAAAGTCAGTTCTAACTAACTTAGTAAGATTTGTTGATAATATAAGTGAAATAGCCACCGAAGTTTCTTATTCGTTACAAGATTTTATTAAAAAAGACAAGACTGAATACAATTTTCGGGGCTGGATTAGAGGTACAGAGTTTGACCAAAAAGAACCTGTAGTGCAAAGTCCTCAAAACAATAAGCTATTTGAAATGGATGAAAGTTTGTTAAACAAGGTTATTGATATTCTGGAGAAAGAGAATTTTATTGATACCATTGAGTACATATCTACTTATTGTTCTTATAAGTCAGAAACTAGGCAGAAGATAGATGATTTTGTTTATACATATTCTCAACCATCCAAAAGGTTTTTTAATCAGGAATTACAAAGTCTATTCAGAAAATTATTAAAGTCTCTTGATGAATATACAAACTATTTAGTGGGTAATTTTTTTCCAAAGAATGAGAGACAATACTTATATCCTGACTTAAATATTGACTTTACTTGGGTGGATGAAAAGGGAAGAGAATTATACGATAAGCATTTAAGAAAGTTATCCCAGATCTCAAGAGAAACTATAGACGAGATTAGAAACTTTGTACATGACTCTAGGATTACACTTTATAAATAA
- a CDS encoding PadR family transcriptional regulator, with amino-acid sequence MIPLLILGLLKQKPGSYGYELLALMEERHYKYIVNFTKGSFYYNLQQLEEKQYIKKIDQVDNTREKHNYIITELGDKEFEKLMYKYGAKTDYINLSFYAAMLFANEYKREELIKLIKIQIEQTEKKIFLLDQTLQHNETIPTYFKKMLGNSRSHHLVNIQWFEGLLKDIRNEN; translated from the coding sequence TTGATCCCACTACTAATTTTAGGTTTATTAAAACAAAAACCAGGTTCTTACGGTTACGAATTATTAGCATTAATGGAGGAGCGTCACTATAAATATATAGTGAATTTTACGAAAGGTTCCTTCTATTATAATCTTCAACAATTAGAAGAAAAGCAATATATTAAAAAAATTGACCAAGTAGACAATACTAGAGAGAAGCATAATTATATTATCACGGAACTAGGAGACAAAGAATTCGAAAAATTGATGTATAAGTATGGGGCTAAGACCGATTATATAAACTTATCTTTTTATGCAGCCATGTTATTTGCTAACGAATATAAAAGGGAGGAACTAATAAAGCTAATAAAAATACAAATCGAACAAACGGAAAAGAAAATCTTTTTATTAGATCAAACACTACAGCATAACGAAACTATCCCTACTTATTTTAAAAAAATGTTGGGAAATTCACGTTCTCATCATTTAGTAAATATTCAATGGTTTGAAGGACTGTTAAAAGATATAAGAAATGAAAATTAA
- a CDS encoding Hsp20/alpha crystallin family protein encodes MSLIPYDPFRQLANMRRNFDRFFSDFPLDLGMENNNFGNIRVDVHETENEVIASCDIPGLEKKEDVNIDIENNMLSINGTINKTNEIKEENMYRKERYTGSFHRTVSLPSPVSNEGVKATYKNGVLEVRMPKKTNDNKKKIDVDFH; translated from the coding sequence ATGTCATTAATACCGTATGATCCATTTAGACAACTAGCAAATATGAGAAGAAATTTTGACCGTTTTTTCTCTGACTTCCCTCTAGATCTTGGGATGGAAAACAATAATTTTGGTAATATCAGAGTTGATGTGCATGAAACTGAAAATGAAGTAATTGCTTCATGTGATATTCCAGGTCTTGAGAAAAAGGAAGATGTAAATATTGATATTGAAAATAATATGTTAAGCATCAACGGTACCATCAATAAAACAAATGAGATTAAAGAAGAAAATATGTATAGAAAAGAACGCTATACAGGTAGCTTTCATAGGACTGTATCCTTGCCAAGCCCTGTATCTAATGAAGGAGTAAAAGCTACCTATAAAAACGGTGTTCTTGAAGTCAGAATGCCAAAGAAAACAAATGATAACAAAAAGAAAATTGATGTGGACTTTCACTAA
- a CDS encoding MerR family transcriptional regulator, which produces MKRWSIGEVSRQRNLSKRTLRYYDQIKLLTPSFKDEYGRRFYSEEDLFKLEKIIILKSLSLSLEDIHHLLDKLSYKQILISHFNYLQEQLSKLQTSIANTTSLINMIDLKKDLSWEHITELVQLSQSKPKKWIDYFQDDEQFFLEQTIPSLSHNDEITHQYILLLKQIEYYINQGIQAESIQGIQIARKLIELSEVTFQGDDDLIEKFWEVRKLPAQETGLFPISKDVLEFVERCISYTTSEQLGN; this is translated from the coding sequence ATGAAACGATGGTCTATTGGAGAAGTTAGTAGACAGAGAAATTTATCCAAACGAACACTTCGCTATTACGATCAAATCAAACTTCTTACACCTAGTTTTAAAGATGAGTACGGAAGACGATTCTATTCAGAAGAGGATTTATTTAAATTAGAGAAAATTATTATTCTAAAGTCCCTTTCACTATCATTAGAGGATATTCACCATTTATTAGATAAGCTCTCTTATAAACAAATACTCATTTCACACTTCAATTACTTACAAGAACAGCTTTCAAAACTTCAAACAAGCATAGCTAACACCACTTCATTAATCAATATGATAGATTTAAAAAAAGACCTATCTTGGGAACACATCACCGAACTTGTTCAACTTTCACAAAGCAAACCAAAAAAGTGGATTGACTATTTTCAAGATGATGAACAATTTTTTTTAGAACAAACGATTCCAAGCCTTAGTCATAATGATGAAATAACTCATCAATATATTCTGTTATTGAAACAAATTGAATATTATATAAACCAAGGTATACAGGCAGAATCAATACAAGGAATTCAAATTGCTAGAAAGTTAATAGAGCTATCGGAAGTGACGTTTCAGGGGGACGATGATTTAATCGAAAAATTTTGGGAAGTAAGAAAACTACCTGCTCAGGAAACTGGACTATTTCCGATTTCCAAAGATGTATTGGAGTTCGTGGAACGTTGTATTAGTTATACAACATCTGAACAATTGGGAAATTAA
- a CDS encoding protein kinase domain-containing protein, giving the protein MVTVNKGNSIYLRNKLDELIERFGDENINRYIDFYEGFPVSLQRLLSFFHYEFNRLLRYLNGRLQNGHYTAHESRELIYLINEIRTIQSNLKGSELDFDLTQGYKQRIIECEDFLQESSGSPIPKDFEKINITENEPIFYIRTAVKIPRKGVMTLHQTKVIGEGSYARVHKYKDEYYHRFFVIKKALKNLNAKELERFKREFEEMKKLNSPYIIEVYNFDEENNQYTMEYADETLEDFISKNNAKLNVKERINLVRQILQAFIYISSKGVLHRDISTKNILIKKYDGLNIIKVSDFGLVKIPDSTLTSKNTEFKGSLNDPKLEVIGFDNYEIIHETYALTRLIYFVMTGRRTLGSFNRKEFEDFIMKGISDNIDERYKDVEDLRNSFVKINTF; this is encoded by the coding sequence ATGGTAACAGTCAATAAAGGAAATTCAATATATTTAAGGAATAAATTAGATGAATTAATTGAAAGATTTGGCGATGAAAATATTAACAGGTATATAGATTTTTACGAAGGATTTCCTGTTAGCCTACAGAGGTTGTTATCATTCTTTCACTATGAATTTAATCGATTATTGAGATATTTAAATGGTAGACTACAAAATGGACACTATACGGCTCATGAGAGCAGAGAATTAATTTATCTAATTAATGAAATCAGAACTATACAATCGAATTTAAAAGGTTCAGAGTTAGATTTTGATTTGACTCAGGGTTACAAGCAACGAATAATTGAATGTGAAGACTTTTTGCAAGAAAGTAGTGGGAGTCCTATTCCCAAAGACTTTGAGAAAATAAATATTACTGAAAATGAACCTATATTTTATATCCGTACAGCTGTCAAAATTCCTAGAAAGGGAGTAATGACATTACATCAAACAAAGGTGATTGGTGAAGGGTCATATGCGAGAGTACATAAGTATAAGGATGAATACTATCACCGATTTTTTGTTATTAAGAAAGCGCTAAAAAATCTAAATGCAAAGGAATTAGAGAGGTTTAAAAGGGAGTTTGAGGAGATGAAAAAATTAAATTCTCCATACATTATTGAAGTTTACAATTTTGATGAAGAAAATAATCAGTATACTATGGAGTATGCTGATGAAACACTAGAAGATTTCATTTCAAAAAATAATGCAAAATTAAATGTAAAAGAAAGAATTAACCTAGTGAGACAAATACTTCAAGCATTTATTTATATAAGTAGTAAAGGTGTCTTGCATAGGGATATTAGTACTAAGAATATTCTAATCAAGAAATATGACGGACTAAACATCATTAAAGTTTCTGATTTTGGTTTGGTAAAAATACCTGATAGTACGTTGACAAGTAAGAATACTGAATTTAAAGGTTCTTTAAATGACCCTAAATTAGAAGTCATTGGATTTGATAACTACGAAATAATACACGAGACATATGCACTAACAAGATTGATTTATTTCGTTATGACTGGTAGAAGAACACTAGGTTCATTTAATAGAAAAGAGTTCGAAGATTTTATTATGAAAGGCATTTCCGATAATATTGATGAACGATATAAAGACGTTGAGGACCTCCGTAATAGTTTTGTTAAGATAAATACTTTTTAA
- a CDS encoding type II CAAX endopeptidase family protein produces MENNQTNWKEQDPWGSKEFILLMILEFIFVLGCLKFIVSSMYAQFFNNDLYAGTLMGLTIASVLLTGVYFIALRPKALSWREVGIKRFFKKDWKIIVVFSVILLIGAIIIVVLTSFIGISWENGKTESLKQNVDFFTVFIAFVSAAVISPIYEEIFYRGFLYRWLRTRMGIFGAILISSAIFTIIHIPTYNAMPVNFFSGIIFALAYERTNSIWPSVMIHGITNGMMVLLTSLG; encoded by the coding sequence ATGGAGAACAATCAGACTAATTGGAAAGAACAGGATCCATGGGGGAGTAAAGAATTTATTTTATTAATGATACTGGAGTTTATTTTTGTCCTTGGCTGTTTAAAGTTCATTGTTTCATCGATGTATGCACAATTTTTTAATAATGATTTATATGCAGGTACACTTATGGGGTTAACAATAGCGAGTGTTTTACTAACAGGTGTCTATTTTATTGCCCTCCGTCCAAAAGCACTTTCTTGGCGTGAAGTAGGAATAAAGAGGTTTTTTAAGAAAGATTGGAAGATAATTGTTGTATTTTCTGTTATTTTACTTATTGGCGCTATAATCATTGTTGTACTTACTAGTTTTATAGGAATTTCGTGGGAAAATGGTAAGACAGAATCACTAAAACAAAACGTAGATTTCTTTACAGTTTTTATTGCCTTTGTATCAGCGGCAGTGATTTCACCAATATATGAGGAAATTTTTTATCGTGGATTTTTATATCGCTGGTTACGCACTCGTATGGGGATTTTTGGAGCGATTCTAATTAGTTCAGCTATTTTTACTATTATCCATATCCCTACCTATAATGCAATGCCAGTTAATTTTTTCAGCGGTATCATTTTTGCGCTAGCGTATGAGCGAACGAATTCGATATGGCCATCTGTAATGATTCATGGTATTACGAATGGAATGATGGTTTTGTTGACAAGTTTGGGATAA
- a CDS encoding glycoside hydrolase family 43 protein codes for MGKLTFHNPILDPGADPWVYKEKDTYYFMVTKRTRLDLWKSPTLSGMAQGTCKTIWTAPSEGINCANIWAPEIHRINGKWYIYFTANDGIGDDQSRKIFVLENSAEDPFNGDWVERGYVNTEYPGLDGTIFEHKGRLYFVYAGYGNFPEYGSALYIAEMENPWTLTGPNVLLSKPEYDWEKQGGMAINEGPVMLKRNNKLFLVYSASTTWSDDYSLGMLTTSENKDVMNPEVWVKSNEPVFKKSIENKVFAPGHNSFTQSPDGTEDWIVYHAISESEGGSQQRSTRIQKFNWNADSSPNFGIPLCTSAPITIPSGE; via the coding sequence ATGGGGAAATTAACTTTTCATAACCCGATTCTAGATCCTGGGGCAGATCCTTGGGTGTATAAAGAGAAAGATACTTACTATTTTATGGTAACAAAAAGGACAAGACTCGATTTATGGAAGTCACCTACATTAAGTGGAATGGCACAAGGTACTTGTAAAACGATTTGGACTGCTCCGAGTGAAGGAATCAATTGTGCTAATATTTGGGCTCCAGAAATTCATCGGATAAATGGGAAATGGTATATATATTTCACGGCAAATGACGGGATAGGCGATGATCAATCAAGGAAGATTTTTGTGCTAGAGAATTCGGCGGAAGATCCGTTTAACGGGGATTGGGTAGAAAGAGGATATGTAAATACAGAATATCCTGGTTTAGATGGAACGATTTTTGAACATAAAGGTCGACTTTATTTTGTATATGCTGGATATGGGAACTTTCCTGAGTATGGATCAGCTCTATATATAGCTGAGATGGAAAATCCGTGGACACTTACTGGTCCGAATGTATTATTGTCAAAACCTGAGTATGATTGGGAAAAGCAAGGTGGAATGGCGATTAATGAGGGACCTGTAATGTTAAAGAGGAATAATAAGTTGTTTCTAGTCTATTCTGCTAGTACCACTTGGTCTGATGATTATAGTTTGGGGATGTTAACAACCTCAGAGAATAAGGACGTCATGAATCCCGAAGTTTGGGTTAAATCTAATGAGCCTGTATTTAAGAAAAGTATCGAAAATAAAGTATTTGCTCCTGGCCATAATAGTTTTACACAATCTCCTGATGGGACAGAAGATTGGATTGTTTATCATGCTATCTCCGAATCAGAAGGAGGAAGCCAGCAACGAAGTACCCGAATACAAAAATTCAATTGGAATGCCGATAGTTCCCCTAATTTTGGAATTCCATTATGTACATCAGCACCGATTACCATTCCTTCTGGTGAGTGA
- a CDS encoding IS1182 family transposase: protein MFKDYNMNQLVLPLDLEVKLQNNDIAFHIHHLVESIPHEAFEPFLRNEGCPAYHPRMMLKIILCAYTQSIFSGRKIEALLKDSIRMMWLAQGYEPSYRTINRFRIQPEVKDLIRQCFVQFRCQLIEEKLIDQEAIFIDGTKIEANANKFTFVWKKTIEKYHQNLIEKSNQLYNELLESEIIPEIQRESDKQLSLEELAQLVQKVDDVVTEYDKQIETSSDVLERKALRNKRKYPKQLRKQLIDFVLRKQKYERDFEIFGTRNSYSKTDSDATFMRMKDDYMQNGQLKAGYNVQIATEGQYTLAYSIYTNPTDTRTLIPFLDEIEQHYFELPKHIVADAGYGSEQNFHDILSNRKREALITYSMYLKEQKKKYKQNIFNPDNWTYDEETDTYTCPNQKRLEFQYYSVRNDHTGFQRKLKIYECEDCSGCPFRSSCTKAKEGNNRKLMVNEKWEQQKEYVRAKLSEEKTSAIYRRRKIDVEPVFGFLKANLRFTRFSVRGKSKVENEMGLALMAVNLRKFTAIN from the coding sequence ATGTTTAAAGATTATAACATGAATCAACTCGTTTTGCCTTTAGATTTAGAAGTAAAATTACAAAATAATGATATTGCTTTCCATATCCATCATCTAGTTGAAAGTATCCCTCATGAAGCGTTCGAACCATTTCTACGAAATGAGGGGTGTCCTGCCTATCATCCACGTATGATGCTTAAAATTATCTTATGTGCCTATACACAATCTATCTTCTCAGGACGGAAAATTGAAGCCCTATTAAAAGACAGTATCCGAATGATGTGGCTAGCCCAAGGATATGAACCAAGCTACCGTACAATCAACCGATTCCGTATTCAACCAGAAGTGAAAGATTTAATTCGTCAATGTTTCGTTCAATTCCGTTGCCAATTGATTGAAGAAAAGCTTATTGATCAAGAAGCGATTTTTATCGATGGTACAAAAATTGAAGCAAATGCGAATAAATTTACGTTTGTTTGGAAGAAAACCATTGAAAAATATCACCAAAATTTAATTGAAAAGTCAAACCAGCTATACAATGAGCTACTAGAGAGTGAAATCATACCTGAAATTCAACGTGAAAGCGATAAACAGTTATCATTGGAAGAACTCGCTCAATTAGTTCAAAAAGTGGACGATGTCGTAACTGAATATGATAAACAAATTGAAACATCATCAGATGTTCTAGAACGAAAAGCCTTAAGAAATAAACGTAAATACCCGAAACAATTACGCAAGCAGTTGATTGATTTTGTCCTACGTAAACAAAAATACGAAAGAGACTTTGAAATCTTTGGTACACGCAATAGCTATTCTAAGACAGATTCAGATGCGACGTTTATGCGAATGAAAGATGATTATATGCAAAACGGACAATTAAAAGCTGGATATAATGTACAAATCGCAACGGAAGGTCAATATACGCTTGCCTATAGTATATATACAAATCCAACAGATACACGTACGTTAATTCCATTTCTAGATGAGATTGAGCAGCATTATTTTGAGTTACCAAAACACATTGTTGCAGATGCAGGTTACGGTAGTGAACAAAACTTTCATGATATCCTTTCGAATAGAAAACGAGAAGCACTTATTACGTATAGTATGTATTTGAAAGAACAAAAGAAAAAGTATAAACAAAACATATTTAATCCCGATAACTGGACGTATGATGAAGAAACCGATACATATACATGTCCTAATCAAAAACGTCTTGAATTTCAATATTATTCTGTCCGTAATGACCACACAGGCTTCCAACGGAAGCTCAAAATTTACGAGTGTGAAGACTGTTCGGGATGCCCATTCCGTTCATCGTGTACCAAAGCTAAAGAAGGCAACAATCGAAAATTAATGGTAAATGAAAAATGGGAACAGCAAAAAGAATATGTAAGAGCGAAGCTTTCAGAAGAGAAAACAAGTGCCATTTATCGAAGACGCAAAATCGATGTGGAACCAGTTTTTGGATTCTTGAAGGCTAATTTGCGTTTCACTCGATTTTCTGTACGAGGAAAATCGAAGGTAGAAAACGAAATGGGCCTCGCGTTAATGGCTGTGAATTTAAGAAAATTCACGGCCATTAACTAA
- a CDS encoding ABC-F family ATP-binding cassette domain-containing protein — protein MSVLNVKGLSHGFGDRAIFNDVSFRLLKGEHVGLVGANGEGKSTFMNIVTGKLQPDEGKVEWSRKVRVGYLDQHAVLQKGTTMREALSTAFQYLFDAEAEINDLYAKMGDEGADIDALLAEVGELQETLDSNDFYQINSKVEEVARGLGLDDVGLDRDVADLSGGQRTKVLLAKLLLEKPEILLLDEPTNYLDEQHIEWLKRYLQEYENAFILISHDIPFLNNVVNLIYHMENQELNRYAGDYDNFVKIHEMKKQQLESAYKRQQQEIANLKDFVARNKASVATRNMAMSRQKKLDKMDIIELGKEKPKPEFKFKEARAASRWIFTAEDLVIGYNEPLSRPLNLKMERGQKIAFVGANGIGKSTLLKSILGLINPISGTVERGDYQHIGYFEQEVKESNYNTCIEEIWSEFPSMNQAEVRAALAKCGLTTKHIESKIEVLSGGEKAKVRLCKILNTETNLLILDEPTNHLDVDAKEELKRALKEYRGSILMVSHEPDFYRDIATDIWNCEDWTTKVF, from the coding sequence ATGAGTGTATTAAACGTAAAAGGTTTAAGTCACGGTTTCGGTGATCGTGCGATTTTTAATGATGTGTCTTTTCGACTTTTAAAAGGGGAACACGTTGGTCTAGTAGGGGCAAATGGTGAAGGTAAATCTACTTTCATGAATATTGTTACTGGGAAGCTGCAACCTGACGAGGGGAAAGTGGAGTGGTCACGAAAAGTTCGTGTTGGTTATTTAGATCAGCATGCTGTACTTCAAAAAGGTACGACGATGCGCGAGGCTTTGAGCACTGCTTTTCAATATCTTTTTGATGCTGAAGCAGAGATTAATGACCTTTATGCAAAAATGGGTGATGAGGGTGCTGATATCGATGCATTACTTGCAGAAGTTGGAGAACTGCAAGAAACATTAGATAGTAATGATTTCTATCAAATTAATTCAAAAGTGGAGGAAGTTGCTCGTGGTCTAGGATTAGACGATGTTGGACTTGATCGAGATGTAGCTGATCTTAGCGGTGGGCAACGTACGAAAGTTTTGCTAGCTAAGCTATTGCTAGAAAAGCCTGAAATCCTATTACTAGATGAGCCTACAAACTATTTGGATGAACAGCATATCGAATGGTTGAAGCGCTATTTACAAGAATATGAAAATGCCTTTATCTTGATTTCACATGATATTCCATTCCTGAACAATGTTGTTAACTTGATTTATCACATGGAAAACCAAGAGTTGAATCGCTATGCTGGCGACTATGATAACTTCGTAAAAATACATGAAATGAAGAAGCAGCAGCTCGAGTCTGCTTACAAGCGTCAACAACAAGAAATTGCAAATTTGAAAGATTTCGTTGCTCGTAACAAGGCAAGTGTTGCGACTCGTAATATGGCGATGTCTCGTCAAAAGAAGCTCGACAAAATGGACATTATTGAATTAGGAAAAGAGAAGCCAAAACCAGAGTTTAAATTCAAAGAAGCTCGTGCTGCTAGTCGTTGGATTTTCACGGCTGAAGATCTTGTTATTGGTTATAACGAACCACTTTCTCGCCCGCTCAATTTGAAAATGGAACGAGGACAAAAAATCGCATTTGTTGGTGCAAACGGTATTGGTAAGTCTACCCTTCTAAAAAGTATTCTTGGATTAATCAATCCAATTTCAGGTACAGTGGAACGCGGTGATTATCAACACATCGGCTACTTCGAGCAGGAAGTGAAAGAGTCCAACTACAACACTTGTATTGAAGAAATTTGGAGTGAATTTCCAAGTATGAATCAGGCAGAAGTACGTGCTGCTCTTGCAAAATGCGGCTTAACGACGAAACATATTGAAAGTAAAATCGAAGTGCTTTCTGGTGGCGAAAAAGCCAAAGTTCGCTTATGTAAAATTTTAAACACAGAAACAAATTTATTAATTCTCGACGAGCCTACCAATCACTTGGATGTAGATGCAAAAGAAGAACTGAAACGTGCATTAAAGGAATATCGCGGAAGCATCTTAATGGTATCCCATGAACCTGATTTCTATCGTGACATTGCGACAGATATTTGGAATTGTGAGGATTGGACGACGAAAGTGTTTTAA